Proteins encoded in a region of the Elizabethkingia bruuniana genome:
- a CDS encoding uroporphyrinogen-III synthase, with amino-acid sequence MAIRILFTKELSKEYIQQQLGDYFDPSFLPVIGIRYTEDHIDIEDYHHFIFTSIQGVKAIKEKIIFPENSKFYTVGEKSRQALEKMGFSVEIVAKNALELSDKIQELNPIKIMHFCSSKALSTLKNQLSEAGFDFAEKIVYETIPLYPEWNPPTDAIVFFSPSGVESFMKNNSVKNKRLFAIGETTANYLKSFTDNEIIKSEQETLEDLLQVIKDTYRND; translated from the coding sequence ATGGCCATCCGTATTCTTTTCACAAAGGAATTGTCTAAAGAATACATCCAACAACAATTGGGTGATTATTTCGATCCCTCATTTCTTCCTGTTATCGGAATCCGTTATACCGAAGATCATATTGATATCGAAGATTATCATCATTTTATTTTCACAAGTATTCAGGGAGTAAAAGCAATTAAAGAAAAAATTATCTTCCCGGAAAATTCAAAATTCTATACTGTAGGCGAAAAATCCCGACAAGCTTTAGAAAAAATGGGATTTTCTGTGGAAATTGTAGCCAAAAATGCATTAGAACTCTCTGATAAAATTCAGGAGTTAAATCCCATAAAAATAATGCATTTTTGCAGTTCAAAAGCTTTATCTACATTAAAGAATCAATTGTCTGAAGCTGGCTTTGATTTTGCCGAAAAGATAGTTTATGAAACCATACCTTTGTATCCAGAGTGGAATCCCCCGACGGATGCGATTGTATTTTTCAGCCCTTCCGGTGTAGAAAGCTTTATGAAAAACAATTCTGTAAAAAATAAAAGATTATTTGCCATTGGCGAAACAACGGCCAACTATCTAAAATCTTTTACAGACAACGAAATTATAAAAAGTGAACAAGAAACCCTCGAAGATTTGCTTCAGGTAATAAAAGATACTTATAGAAATGATTAA
- the hemC gene encoding hydroxymethylbilane synthase has product MKTIKIGTRNSPLAMWQAERVAFQLQTLGHKTELVPVVSTGDKNLQQPLYALGITGVFTKDLDIALLNKEIDIAVHSLKDVPTALPTGVIISAVLERDFPEDVLIRNPKAKDKDISELSVATSSLRRKAFWLNQYPNTHFSDIRGNVQTRLKKLEDGLADATLLSLAGIKRMEMDIEYEYLPFLLQAPSQGVVCCASLAENEELTSILAQINHEETNKCTKIERDFLRHLEGGCTAPIGARATISGNSIAFEGRIASLDGSKEIDLKEIAEWNDDLGVRFAQQVLDNGGKAIMEEIKTQL; this is encoded by the coding sequence ATGAAGACCATTAAAATCGGTACACGAAACAGCCCGTTAGCTATGTGGCAAGCAGAGAGAGTAGCTTTTCAGCTTCAGACTCTGGGGCACAAAACAGAACTTGTTCCGGTTGTCTCTACAGGAGATAAAAACTTACAACAACCTTTATATGCACTAGGAATAACAGGTGTTTTCACAAAAGATCTGGATATTGCTTTGCTTAATAAAGAAATAGATATTGCAGTACATTCACTAAAGGACGTTCCTACAGCCCTTCCTACTGGAGTTATTATCTCTGCTGTACTGGAAAGAGATTTCCCTGAAGATGTATTGATCAGAAATCCAAAAGCAAAAGATAAGGATATATCTGAATTATCAGTTGCTACCAGCAGCCTGAGAAGAAAGGCTTTCTGGCTAAACCAATATCCAAATACTCATTTTTCAGATATTCGCGGAAACGTACAAACACGATTGAAAAAACTGGAAGATGGGCTTGCAGACGCTACCTTACTTTCTTTGGCCGGAATAAAAAGGATGGAAATGGATATTGAATATGAATATTTACCATTCCTGCTTCAGGCTCCATCACAAGGAGTAGTTTGTTGTGCATCTTTAGCTGAAAATGAAGAATTAACTTCAATATTAGCTCAGATTAACCATGAAGAAACCAATAAGTGCACTAAGATTGAAAGAGATTTCCTTAGACATCTGGAAGGCGGATGTACAGCACCAATTGGTGCCCGTGCAACAATTTCCGGCAACAGCATTGCATTTGAAGGAAGAATTGCTTCTTTGGACGGCTCTAAAGAAATTGATCTGAAAGAAATTGCCGAGTGGAATGATGATCTTGGAGTACGTTTTGCACAACAGGTTTTGGACAATGGCGGAAAAGCCATTATGGAAGAGATAAAAACCCAGTTATAA
- the hemA gene encoding glutamyl-tRNA reductase: MAAKLNTYQTSQFTVLSISFEKADAVTRGRFAFFDDHIKSFVNHIHDREMGDAFVVSTCNRTEIYTTTHNYMFVAQLFCETVGVQLMDFMQFVTVKKGTDALDHLFRVAAGLESQIIGDFEIISQIKNAYNRFKEYKLHSNAYLERAINSSIQISKRIKNETGISNGAASVSYAAVHYILKTQKQLPEKNILLLGVGEIGQNTIENLVKHIYKPKVKIANRTAEKAEKIAEKYHIPHINFEDFPKELEQTDILIVATGASKPILYPENMPKKDILVIDLSIPNNVDKTVADVAGVELIDVDALSVQIQETMEQRKKEIPKAEIIIREMSKDFIEWEKKRKMAPHIHVFKNNLKKIEQNEIHKVARKNGEVDEEDLHLTRKMIQKITNRFAKYIIENPHRSEEVTKLLDDILNLQPKEDSYEDH, translated from the coding sequence ATGGCAGCCAAATTGAATACATATCAAACCTCACAATTTACGGTTCTCAGTATTAGTTTTGAGAAAGCCGATGCTGTTACCAGAGGGAGATTTGCCTTTTTCGACGATCATATTAAAAGTTTTGTTAATCATATTCACGATCGCGAAATGGGTGACGCTTTTGTCGTTTCCACATGTAATAGAACCGAAATTTATACCACAACACATAATTATATGTTTGTGGCTCAGTTATTTTGTGAAACCGTTGGTGTGCAACTAATGGATTTCATGCAGTTTGTAACTGTAAAAAAAGGAACTGATGCTCTGGATCATCTTTTCAGAGTTGCTGCCGGTTTGGAAAGCCAAATTATCGGAGATTTTGAGATCATTTCTCAGATCAAAAATGCCTATAACCGTTTCAAAGAATACAAACTACATTCCAACGCATATCTGGAAAGAGCAATTAACTCTTCAATTCAGATATCAAAAAGAATAAAGAATGAAACCGGAATCAGCAATGGAGCCGCTTCTGTTTCTTATGCTGCAGTCCATTATATTCTGAAAACTCAGAAACAACTTCCTGAGAAAAACATTTTATTATTGGGTGTTGGTGAAATCGGGCAAAATACAATTGAAAATCTTGTAAAGCATATATACAAGCCAAAAGTAAAAATCGCAAACAGAACTGCCGAAAAAGCAGAGAAGATTGCCGAAAAATATCATATTCCTCATATCAATTTCGAGGACTTCCCTAAGGAACTGGAACAAACCGATATTCTTATCGTTGCAACTGGTGCAAGTAAGCCTATCCTGTATCCTGAGAATATGCCTAAAAAAGACATTCTGGTTATAGATCTTTCCATTCCTAATAACGTAGACAAAACAGTTGCTGATGTTGCCGGAGTAGAGCTCATCGATGTAGATGCTCTTTCTGTTCAGATTCAGGAGACGATGGAACAACGTAAGAAAGAAATTCCTAAAGCAGAAATCATCATCAGAGAAATGTCTAAGGATTTTATAGAGTGGGAGAAAAAAAGAAAGATGGCACCACATATCCACGTCTTCAAAAACAATCTGAAAAAAATTGAACAAAATGAAATTCATAAGGTTGCCCGGAAGAATGGTGAAGTAGATGAGGAAGATTTACATCTGACACGCAAAATGATTCAGAAAATCACCAATCGTTTTGCTAAATACATCATAGAAAATCCACACCGTTCGGAAGAAGTAACAAAGCTTCTGGATGATATCCTAAACCTTCAACCAAAGGAAGACAGTTATGAAGACCATTAA
- a CDS encoding energy transducer TonB — MKRSLYCFCFLLFSVFYFSQQTEEFREVKNFYDQHQLKVNEEFKRRLGLVRNFEEKIKLESEYGFFIKKLDSVRNQAYLGVLIKTKNLEQLAKLNKEVPQKKELVVEKNPDRAAEYPGGIDKLREIVSSSFYFDADVDRNAVLKSVVTFVVEKDGSIAQVKSEGDNIVFNRQAEICMYLVPDKFIPGTLHGVAVRSRFTFPITMKFD; from the coding sequence ATGAAAAGATCTCTATATTGTTTTTGCTTTTTATTGTTTTCTGTTTTCTATTTTTCACAACAAACTGAAGAGTTCAGAGAGGTCAAGAATTTTTATGATCAGCATCAGTTAAAAGTTAACGAAGAGTTTAAGCGGAGGCTGGGACTGGTTCGGAATTTCGAAGAAAAGATAAAACTGGAAAGTGAATATGGTTTTTTTATCAAGAAGCTGGATAGTGTGCGCAATCAGGCTTATCTTGGAGTTTTAATCAAGACTAAAAACCTTGAACAACTGGCAAAGCTAAACAAGGAAGTTCCCCAGAAAAAAGAATTGGTAGTAGAGAAAAATCCTGATCGCGCAGCTGAGTATCCGGGCGGAATTGATAAGCTGAGAGAAATTGTAAGCAGCTCTTTTTATTTTGATGCTGATGTAGATCGTAATGCTGTGCTGAAAAGCGTTGTTACCTTTGTTGTTGAAAAGGACGGAAGCATTGCTCAGGTAAAATCAGAGGGAGATAATATTGTCTTCAACAGACAGGCAGAAATATGTATGTATCTTGTACCGGATAAGTTTATTCCGGGAACATTGCATGGAGTAGCAGTCCGATCCAGATTTACCTTTCCGATTACTATGAAATTTGACTAG
- a CDS encoding nucleoside deaminase — protein sequence MFTDEYFMKMAFQEAQAALEKDEVPVGCIVVYNDRIIARAHNLTELLNDVTAHAEMQAITAAANMLGGKYLIDCTMYVTLEPCVMCAGALAWSQLSKIVIGARDEKRGFMNKGLSLHPKTEIVSGILENECSALIKDFFKSKR from the coding sequence ATGTTTACAGACGAATATTTTATGAAAATGGCCTTTCAGGAGGCACAGGCAGCGTTGGAAAAGGATGAAGTACCGGTAGGCTGTATTGTGGTCTATAATGACAGGATCATTGCCAGAGCACATAATCTTACAGAATTACTGAATGATGTAACTGCGCATGCAGAAATGCAGGCGATAACGGCTGCAGCAAATATGTTGGGCGGAAAATATCTTATAGACTGTACTATGTATGTTACGCTTGAGCCATGTGTAATGTGTGCCGGAGCGCTGGCGTGGTCACAACTTTCAAAAATAGTGATAGGAGCGAGGGATGAAAAGAGAGGATTTATGAATAAAGGTTTGTCTCTTCATCCTAAAACAGAAATCGTTTCCGGAATTCTGGAAAACGAATGCTCGGCACTTATCAAAGATTTTTTCAAATCGAAACGTTAG
- a CDS encoding GNAT family N-acetyltransferase: MEVPLKIETERLILSPLKESDIPLITEYLQEKIISDNTSHIPYPYSESDARTWLKMSDDALTAKTGYTFAIREKEGKIIGAIGLHDRGDDKAELGYWIAVPFWNKGYATEAASAILNFGIKELKFHKIYATHFIHNPASGKIMEKIGMQKEAVLKHHMKKEEQYLDIQMYSLIV; this comes from the coding sequence ATGGAAGTTCCTTTAAAAATAGAAACAGAACGTCTGATTCTTTCTCCTTTGAAAGAATCAGATATTCCGTTGATTACAGAGTATTTACAGGAAAAAATTATTTCTGATAATACTTCTCATATACCTTATCCATATTCCGAATCTGACGCCCGAACCTGGTTAAAAATGTCTGACGATGCTCTGACAGCTAAAACCGGCTACACTTTTGCCATACGTGAAAAAGAAGGGAAAATAATTGGTGCAATTGGCCTACACGACAGAGGTGATGATAAAGCTGAATTGGGCTATTGGATTGCTGTTCCTTTCTGGAACAAAGGTTATGCTACAGAGGCAGCATCTGCAATTCTGAATTTCGGAATTAAAGAGTTAAAGTTCCATAAGATTTATGCCACACACTTTATTCATAATCCGGCTTCAGGAAAGATCATGGAAAAAATTGGCATGCAAAAGGAAGCTGTTTTAAAACATCATATGAAAAAGGAAGAGCAGTACTTAGACATCCAAATGTACTCTCTTATTGTCTAA
- a CDS encoding type III pantothenate kinase yields the protein MKSIVINIGNTNIRFGLFNGDSCEISWVINTKPYRTSDELFIQFLTLYQYNKIDIDNIEKIIIGSVVPQLTYDISRAVHKIHNMKPILVDRSTPSGVQAKSKQMGTDIYANLVAAHNLYPDRKKIILDFGTALTASCVAETGETLGVIIAPGIITSLNSLINQTAQLPEIELKKPKSVLGLDTVTCMQSGMVYGFLGMVEGFVDRINNEVNDDCFVIATGGVSHVYKPLTEKIHVADRLHTLKGLYYLGKDL from the coding sequence ATGAAATCAATAGTCATCAATATAGGAAATACCAATATCCGTTTCGGTTTGTTTAACGGGGATAGTTGTGAGATTTCCTGGGTAATCAATACAAAACCATACCGTACAAGCGATGAACTCTTTATTCAGTTCCTTACGCTTTATCAGTACAATAAAATTGATATTGATAATATTGAGAAAATCATCATTGGTTCTGTTGTGCCTCAACTTACCTATGATATTTCCAGAGCTGTACACAAGATCCATAATATGAAACCTATTCTGGTAGACCGCAGTACTCCTTCTGGTGTACAAGCCAAGTCTAAACAGATGGGCACAGATATCTACGCAAATCTTGTAGCAGCGCATAATCTTTATCCTGACAGAAAAAAGATTATTCTGGATTTCGGAACCGCACTTACGGCGAGCTGCGTTGCTGAAACAGGTGAAACATTGGGTGTTATTATCGCTCCCGGTATTATTACCTCACTTAATTCATTGATAAATCAAACGGCCCAGTTGCCTGAAATTGAATTAAAGAAACCAAAATCTGTATTAGGATTGGATACGGTAACCTGTATGCAAAGCGGAATGGTCTACGGCTTCCTTGGGATGGTAGAAGGCTTTGTGGACAGAATCAATAACGAAGTGAATGATGACTGCTTCGTAATTGCAACAGGCGGAGTATCCCATGTATATAAGCCTCTGACAGAAAAAATTCATGTTGCAGACAGGCTCCACACCCTTAAAGGGCTTTACTATTTAGGTAAAGATTTATAA
- a CDS encoding M1 family metallopeptidase: protein MVRNFLSIALMLVFGLGLAQKGPYYQQKAKYKMDIDVDAAKFTYLGKQSIQYTNNSPDELKVIYMHLYWNAFKSGSMMDERVRNQGKNSDKRLQKDGVSRLASIPADQEGRQNIHWIKQNGKDLKFEIQETVMKVILNEPLKPNSTTSLSMEWDANIPIQIRRAGRNNSEGVDMTMTQWYPKISEYDYDGWAAFDYIGREFHAPFSDFDVTIKIDKNYVLGAGGTLENPTEVKGYTAASNVKADQDGKATWKWTAKNILDFAWAADRDYSVDEFTVLGGPKVYFVYQKSEKTKYWEEAKPYVTKYFQIMNAQFGQYAWPSYSFIQGGDGGMEYGMCTMILGEAKSVKDLCGLMFHEGSHSWYQQMLATNESVRPWMDEGFTSYAEAYVSNQLFPPAKPQANPFVSSINNYIKFVKTGKEEPASWLGDHHDDGTAYTFASYVKGELFLVELGYIMGEQNLSKTMKKYYDDWSMKHPTDRDFIHIAQKISGMDLKWFQNYWINTTKTIDYGIKSVKYGDTSTTITLTNNGTLPMPIDFNVLTKDKKVLTYHIPLNMMRTAKTTDIYGPITVMPFWNWTMKDYELTIPYSKAQLQAIGIDFSQRLADVNPADNIIEVK from the coding sequence ATGGTTAGAAACTTCCTTTCTATTGCTCTTATGCTGGTTTTCGGACTGGGATTGGCTCAAAAAGGGCCTTACTATCAGCAAAAGGCAAAGTACAAGATGGATATTGATGTAGATGCTGCAAAGTTCACTTACCTTGGAAAACAAAGCATTCAGTATACCAATAATTCACCTGACGAATTAAAAGTTATTTATATGCATCTTTATTGGAATGCCTTTAAATCAGGCTCCATGATGGATGAAAGAGTAAGAAATCAGGGTAAAAATTCTGATAAAAGATTACAAAAGGACGGCGTATCACGTTTAGCATCAATTCCCGCAGATCAGGAAGGACGCCAAAATATTCACTGGATTAAACAAAACGGAAAGGATCTAAAGTTTGAAATACAGGAAACTGTAATGAAAGTTATCCTTAATGAGCCTTTAAAGCCTAACAGTACTACCTCTTTATCTATGGAGTGGGATGCTAATATCCCAATACAAATCCGTAGAGCCGGCCGTAACAATAGCGAAGGCGTAGATATGACAATGACACAATGGTATCCTAAAATTTCTGAATACGATTACGACGGCTGGGCAGCTTTCGACTACATCGGAAGAGAGTTCCACGCTCCGTTTTCAGACTTTGACGTTACAATAAAAATAGATAAAAACTACGTATTAGGTGCCGGAGGAACCCTGGAGAACCCTACAGAAGTAAAAGGTTATACTGCAGCATCAAATGTAAAAGCAGACCAGGATGGTAAGGCAACATGGAAATGGACAGCTAAAAATATTCTGGACTTTGCATGGGCTGCAGACAGAGATTATTCTGTTGACGAATTCACTGTATTAGGCGGGCCAAAAGTTTATTTTGTCTATCAGAAATCAGAAAAAACAAAATACTGGGAAGAGGCGAAGCCTTATGTAACCAAGTATTTCCAGATAATGAATGCACAGTTCGGGCAATATGCCTGGCCTTCTTATTCCTTTATACAAGGAGGAGACGGAGGAATGGAATACGGAATGTGTACCATGATCTTAGGAGAAGCAAAATCGGTAAAAGATTTATGTGGCCTTATGTTCCATGAAGGATCCCACTCCTGGTACCAGCAGATGCTGGCAACTAATGAAAGTGTGAGACCTTGGATGGATGAAGGATTTACAAGCTATGCAGAAGCTTATGTGAGCAACCAGCTTTTCCCACCTGCTAAACCACAAGCTAATCCTTTTGTTTCCAGCATCAATAATTACATAAAATTTGTAAAAACTGGAAAAGAAGAACCTGCTTCATGGTTAGGAGACCACCACGATGATGGAACAGCATATACCTTTGCTTCTTATGTAAAAGGTGAGTTATTCCTTGTAGAATTAGGCTACATTATGGGAGAGCAGAACCTTTCAAAAACGATGAAGAAATACTATGATGATTGGAGCATGAAGCATCCTACAGACAGAGATTTCATACACATTGCACAAAAGATTTCCGGAATGGATTTGAAGTGGTTCCAGAACTATTGGATCAACACTACAAAAACCATTGATTATGGTATTAAAAGTGTAAAATACGGAGATACTTCCACAACAATTACACTGACAAATAACGGGACCCTTCCGATGCCTATAGACTTCAATGTCTTAACCAAGGATAAAAAGGTATTAACATACCATATCCCGCTTAATATGATGCGTACTGCTAAAACTACAGATATCTATGGTCCGATTACCGTAATGCCTTTCTGGAACTGGACAATGAAAGACTATGAACTGACTATTCCATACAGTAAAGCTCAGCTTCAGGCTATCGGAATCGATTTCAGTCAGCGTTTAGCAGATGTTAACCCTGCTGATAATATTATCGAGGTAAAATAG
- a CDS encoding SusD/RagB family nutrient-binding outer membrane lipoprotein, translating to MKLNILKTYLPLLALIGVSSCTGDFKDINSEYANVTDGVLQADFTGLVNRLNQAQRNIIYQTDYMYQLQNNLNSDFYSGYFSTATGGWNWNNNYFMNSGWNEWIMKNQLEEAMQRYVDFEETQKKLYPNVDFKGSYAVFNIIKVLSSAVVSDKHGPVIYSKFGKSNPDYSVDYDSQQDAYKYFMQDLSKDIETLQSNLGVEDKAVIQKSDAIFNGTALSWAKFANSLKLRLAMRMSYADPAASRKYAEEALNSPIGLIDNNSQNALARYGAISPVYVVIFNYGDSKSGASLTSYLNGYNDPRISSYITKATDPSVKDQYAGVRLGIDLGGSKDRYGNFSNNIAQSAYGDYFSQSNGQAKLFTAAESWFLKAEAALRGYAGAGDAKTNYEKGVQTSLDEWGKSGAYSTYINDATSTQQPYTDPKNATNSVAAGDPVLSTITIKWNDADSFDRKLERIITQKWIALYPDGSEAWAEQRRTGYPKILPNIINNSQGTISTKDFIRRIPIPLKYRENNGPGYQRAAATLGGPDTGGTKLWWDKK from the coding sequence ATGAAACTTAACATATTAAAAACATATTTACCTCTACTTGCATTAATTGGAGTATCCTCCTGTACAGGTGACTTTAAGGACATCAATTCCGAGTACGCCAATGTTACAGATGGAGTATTGCAGGCAGATTTCACCGGCTTGGTCAACAGATTAAACCAGGCACAAAGAAATATCATTTATCAGACAGATTACATGTACCAGCTTCAAAATAATCTGAACTCAGATTTTTACAGTGGCTATTTTAGTACTGCAACCGGAGGCTGGAACTGGAACAATAACTACTTCATGAATAGTGGATGGAATGAATGGATTATGAAAAATCAATTGGAAGAAGCTATGCAGCGCTATGTTGATTTTGAAGAAACACAAAAAAAACTATATCCGAATGTCGATTTCAAAGGCAGCTACGCTGTTTTCAATATTATAAAAGTATTGTCTTCAGCAGTTGTATCTGACAAACATGGACCAGTAATCTATAGTAAATTTGGTAAATCTAATCCTGATTATTCTGTAGACTATGACTCTCAACAAGATGCTTACAAATATTTCATGCAGGATTTATCGAAAGATATTGAAACGTTACAGTCAAACTTAGGTGTAGAAGATAAAGCTGTTATTCAGAAATCTGATGCAATTTTTAATGGCACTGCTCTATCATGGGCTAAATTTGCCAACTCTCTAAAGCTAAGACTTGCAATGCGTATGTCATATGCAGATCCTGCAGCATCAAGAAAATATGCAGAAGAAGCATTAAATTCTCCGATTGGGCTTATTGACAACAATAGCCAAAATGCACTAGCTCGCTATGGAGCCATATCACCGGTATACGTTGTTATTTTCAACTATGGGGACTCCAAATCCGGAGCATCCTTAACCTCTTATCTTAATGGCTATAATGACCCCAGAATTTCTTCATATATTACCAAAGCAACTGATCCGAGCGTGAAAGATCAATATGCGGGAGTACGTTTAGGGATAGATCTCGGAGGTAGTAAAGACCGTTATGGTAATTTCTCCAACAACATTGCACAATCTGCTTACGGAGATTATTTTTCTCAGTCCAATGGCCAAGCTAAACTATTCACGGCCGCTGAATCATGGTTCCTAAAAGCTGAAGCTGCACTTAGAGGCTATGCCGGAGCAGGAGATGCAAAAACAAACTATGAAAAAGGAGTACAAACTTCTTTGGATGAATGGGGCAAATCTGGCGCATACAGCACTTATATAAACGATGCTACATCCACTCAGCAACCTTATACAGATCCTAAAAACGCAACCAATAGTGTTGCTGCTGGAGATCCTGTACTAAGTACAATTACTATTAAATGGAATGATGCCGATAGCTTCGATAGAAAGTTGGAACGTATTATTACCCAAAAATGGATAGCTCTTTATCCAGACGGCTCTGAAGCTTGGGCAGAGCAAAGAAGAACGGGATATCCTAAAATATTACCTAATATTATTAATAATAGTCAGGGAACAATTAGCACAAAAGATTTCATCAGAAGGATACCTATTCCATTAAAATATCGTGAAAATAACGGACCTGGTTATCAAAGAGCAGCAGCTACACTCGGCGGACCAGATACTGGCGGCACCAAATTGTGGTGGGATAAAAAATAA